A single genomic interval of Nostoc commune NIES-4072 harbors:
- the acpP gene encoding acyl carrier protein yields the protein MSQTELFDKVKKIVTEQLSVDDADKITPQSKFMEDLGADSLDTVELVMALEEEFDIEIPDEAAEQIVSVQDAVDYINNKVTASA from the coding sequence ATGAGCCAAACGGAACTTTTTGATAAGGTCAAGAAAATCGTCACCGAACAACTGAGTGTTGATGATGCTGACAAAATCACTCCCCAGTCCAAATTTATGGAAGATTTGGGAGCAGATTCCTTAGACACCGTTGAACTGGTGATGGCTTTGGAAGAAGAATTTGATATCGAAATTCCTGACGAAGCTGCCGAACAGATTGTATCGGTTCAAGACGCAGTAGATTACATCAATAACAAAGTTACCGCATCAGCTTAA